The following are encoded together in the Nitrospirota bacterium genome:
- a CDS encoding PilN domain-containing protein, with translation MIKVNLLPVKRKKKPKPVPTFVISTVLVTLVIFIVMAYLVFFYSSRLSDRKSKFAANEQKIAELKEQIKAVEDFEKKNKMFEERNKIIEQLSKNKSIPVKLLDEINMLLPNGIWFTAMNVKGVSDVSIDGYGFTNTDIVAFVDNLKNSQTFTDIYLQESKSAEFEKIPVYQFKLTLKMKV, from the coding sequence ATGATAAAAGTTAATCTTTTACCAGTTAAAAGGAAAAAGAAACCGAAGCCAGTACCTACATTTGTTATCAGCACTGTATTAGTTACATTAGTCATATTTATAGTAATGGCTTATCTTGTATTCTTTTACAGTTCACGCTTATCAGACAGAAAATCTAAATTTGCTGCTAATGAACAAAAGATAGCAGAGCTCAAAGAACAGATTAAAGCAGTAGAGGATTTTGAGAAGAAAAACAAGATGTTTGAGGAGCGCAATAAAATAATCGAACAACTCAGCAAAAACAAGAGCATCCCCGTGAAGCTTCTTGATGAAATAAATATGCTTCTTCCAAATGGAATCTGGTTTACAGCGATGAATGTAAAAGGTGTTAGTGATGTGAGTATTGATGGGTATGGCTTCACCAATACAGATATAGTTGCTTTTGTGGACAACTTAAAAAATTCACAGACATTCACTGATATTTATTTGCAGGAATCCAAGAGTGCAGAATTTGAAAAGATACCTGTTTATCAATTTAAACTTACATTAAAAATGAAGGTTTAA
- a CDS encoding pilus assembly protein PilP — translation MKKVIFLLIAVLFITFIGCKKEQPMKKPVAEQPKETVTQPESRVSEEAKQIIPEGYAYDSKGKRDPFISLIVTTKQKPLKKKGASPIESYDVDEIRLLAIAWEKDKFYALIQLPDKKAYTITEGMTLGLMGGKVEKITKDTVLIREYVKDYRGDIKPRDSILKLHKGEEE, via the coding sequence ATGAAAAAAGTTATCTTTTTATTGATAGCAGTTTTATTCATAACTTTTATTGGATGTAAGAAAGAGCAACCAATGAAGAAACCTGTAGCCGAACAGCCAAAAGAGACGGTAACCCAGCCTGAATCAAGGGTTTCGGAAGAGGCAAAGCAGATTATCCCAGAAGGATATGCCTATGACTCAAAAGGTAAAAGAGATCCATTTATTTCGCTAATTGTTACTACAAAACAAAAACCCCTTAAAAAGAAGGGAGCGAGTCCAATAGAAAGTTATGACGTCGATGAAATCCGGTTACTTGCAATCGCATGGGAAAAAGATAAATTTTATGCACTCATACAATTACCTGATAAAAAAGCCTATACAATAACAGAAGGAATGACATTAGGGCTAATGGGTGGAAAGGTTGAGAAAATAACCAAAGATACCGTATTAATCAGGGAGTATGTGAAAGATTACAGAGGTGATATAAAGCCAAGAGATTCAATATTGAAACTCCATAAGGGGGAAGAAGAATGA
- the metG gene encoding methionine--tRNA ligase subunit beta yields the protein MITYTDFNKLDIRIGKIVSAEKVKDTDKLLKLEVDLGFEKRNIVAGIAELYEPEQVIAKEIPILLNLEPKNIRGIISHGMILAVDVEGKPVLMHPEKEVPPGSKIR from the coding sequence ATGATTACTTACACGGATTTTAATAAACTTGATATAAGAATCGGGAAAATCGTATCAGCAGAAAAAGTTAAAGACACTGATAAATTACTCAAATTAGAAGTTGATTTAGGTTTCGAAAAAAGAAATATCGTTGCAGGGATTGCTGAACTATATGAACCAGAGCAAGTCATTGCCAAAGAAATTCCTATACTCTTAAATTTAGAACCAAAAAATATCAGGGGAATCATAAGCCATGGGATGATTCTCGCAGTTGATGTTGAAGGGAAACCTGTTTTAATGCATCCGGAAAAAGAAGTTCCGCCGGGCAGCAAAATCAGATAA
- the lptB gene encoding LPS export ABC transporter ATP-binding protein: MHLLETKGLSKYYGKRQVVKNLHLYVSSGEIVGLLGPNGAGKTTSFYMTVGLIKPDAGKIFLDNQDITRLPMYRRSRMGISYLPQEPSIFRKLTVGDNIRAVLEIKGLNREEIELELARLLKEFNLTGLQEKEGYKLSGGERRKTEIARAIAIKPLFLLFDEPFAGIDPIAIIELKKMLNHLKNIGLGILITDHNVRDTLSITDRAYIINNGEILEEGSPDRIISNKMVKETFLGEEFRL; this comes from the coding sequence ATGCACCTCCTTGAGACTAAAGGTCTTTCAAAATATTATGGTAAGAGACAGGTTGTAAAAAATCTGCACCTTTACGTCAGTTCAGGAGAGATAGTAGGCCTACTCGGGCCGAATGGTGCAGGGAAGACGACCAGTTTTTATATGACTGTGGGTCTGATAAAACCTGATGCGGGGAAGATTTTTCTTGATAATCAGGATATAACAAGGTTGCCCATGTATAGAAGGTCACGGATGGGAATAAGTTATCTGCCTCAGGAGCCTTCGATATTCAGAAAACTGACTGTTGGAGATAATATAAGGGCAGTACTTGAAATAAAGGGCCTTAATCGCGAAGAGATTGAATTGGAGCTGGCACGTTTATTGAAAGAATTTAATCTTACAGGTCTCCAAGAAAAAGAGGGATATAAACTTTCAGGAGGAGAGAGGCGCAAGACTGAGATAGCAAGGGCTATCGCTATAAAACCGCTTTTTCTTTTATTCGATGAACCTTTTGCAGGAATAGACCCTATTGCTATCATTGAGTTAAAAAAGATGCTGAATCACCTGAAAAATATAGGGCTCGGCATTCTTATAACAGATCATAATGTAAGAGATACACTTTCTATAACAGATAGGGCTTATATAATTAATAATGGAGAAATTCTCGAGGAAGGAAGTCCTGATAGAATCATATCAAATAAAATGGTTAAAGAGACCTTCCTTGGAGAGGAGTTCAGACTCTAA
- the pilM gene encoding type IV pilus assembly protein PilM — protein MFISGKSSIGLDIGSGYLKIVQLKDTKSGYELELFDMLPLPPELIVDGSVIDSIRLVDSIKELSRKAKIKTKDVIISMAGHSSVIIKRVSLPEMSEEELSESIKFEAEQYIPFDIDDVNLDFQILGPKEEPGQMDVILVAVKKDIINEYISVVKESGFNPIIVDVNSFALENIYEVNYEIEPGKNIALVNIGASTINMNILKGGVSVFTRDSAFGSNLHTEVLQREFNLTYEVAERLKKGEPVENVSPQDAYSVMELASEEIIGEVNRSLEYFHEEINEIILSGGCALIKDFPRLLAEKIGVETKIMQPFKNIKIPKKFDLSYIEETAPIAAVAAGLALRRQGDR, from the coding sequence ATGTTTATTAGTGGAAAGAGTTCGATTGGATTAGATATCGGCTCAGGATATTTAAAAATTGTCCAACTAAAAGATACAAAAAGTGGCTATGAACTTGAACTATTTGATATGTTACCTCTCCCGCCAGAACTCATTGTTGATGGTTCAGTTATAGATTCTATCAGACTTGTCGATTCTATAAAAGAGTTGTCAAGAAAGGCTAAGATAAAAACAAAAGATGTCATAATCAGTATGGCAGGCCATTCATCTGTAATTATCAAGCGAGTTTCACTCCCTGAAATGTCTGAAGAAGAACTCTCAGAGTCAATAAAATTCGAAGCAGAACAATATATACCTTTTGACATTGATGATGTCAATCTTGATTTTCAGATTCTTGGTCCTAAGGAAGAGCCAGGTCAAATGGATGTTATACTGGTTGCTGTCAAAAAGGACATCATTAATGAATATATTTCAGTTGTAAAGGAAAGTGGTTTTAATCCTATAATCGTTGATGTCAATTCATTTGCTCTCGAAAACATATATGAAGTTAATTATGAAATTGAACCAGGGAAAAATATTGCTCTTGTAAATATCGGGGCAAGCACAATCAATATGAACATTTTAAAAGGTGGAGTCTCAGTATTTACCAGAGATAGTGCTTTTGGGAGCAATCTGCATACTGAGGTGCTCCAGCGGGAATTTAATCTTACATATGAAGTTGCAGAGAGGCTTAAAAAAGGTGAGCCTGTTGAAAATGTAAGCCCGCAGGACGCATATTCCGTAATGGAATTGGCATCAGAGGAAATAATTGGTGAAGTAAATCGTTCACTGGAATATTTCCATGAAGAGATTAATGAAATTATATTGAGTGGCGGTTGTGCGCTTATAAAAGACTTCCCCAGGCTTCTTGCCGAAAAGATTGGTGTTGAAACTAAAATCATGCAACCGTTTAAAAACATTAAGATACCAAAAAAATTTGATCTATCATATATCGAAGAAACAGCACCAATAGCAGCAGTCGCAGCAGGCTTAGCACTCAGGAGGCAGGGTGATAGATGA
- the pilO gene encoding type 4a pilus biogenesis protein PilO: MALKLNINLKNIPPYVKFIITFAPAILIIILALFIFILPKNKEIKALDVKISAQENEIAKNQAKAAKLPELMRENENLKKRLSELKLQLPEEKEVSTLLKQVSDLCIQAGMKIALWRPQQKRNHPSGIVYEIPVNVELIGNYHSLGYFFSSLTKLARIVNISDIKLGNPKTERGIAEIKVTFTATTFSSVPEEELAKGQEAGK; the protein is encoded by the coding sequence ATGGCATTAAAATTAAATATTAATCTTAAGAATATTCCTCCTTATGTAAAGTTTATAATAACCTTTGCTCCTGCAATATTAATCATTATTCTTGCTCTTTTCATTTTTATTTTGCCAAAGAACAAAGAGATTAAGGCACTTGACGTAAAAATATCTGCACAGGAAAATGAGATAGCAAAAAACCAGGCTAAGGCAGCAAAACTTCCGGAACTTATGAGGGAGAATGAAAATCTCAAAAAGAGACTGAGTGAATTGAAACTGCAATTGCCTGAGGAAAAAGAGGTTTCAACGTTGTTGAAACAGGTTTCAGACTTATGTATTCAGGCAGGAATGAAAATAGCTCTTTGGAGGCCTCAGCAGAAAAGAAATCATCCAAGCGGAATTGTGTATGAGATTCCTGTCAATGTTGAACTTATTGGCAATTATCATAGCCTTGGATATTTTTTCAGCAGTTTAACAAAGCTTGCCAGAATTGTAAATATTTCTGATATAAAGCTTGGTAACCCGAAAACAGAAAGGGGGATTGCGGAAATAAAAGTAACTTTTACTGCAACAACATTTTCCTCAGTCCCTGAAGAAGAACTGGCAAAGGGACAAGAGGCAGGCAAATGA
- the raiA gene encoding ribosome-associated translation inhibitor RaiA — MNIIVTGRHLEITQSLKSYAEKKIKRINKYLSSITEAIVTITVEKYRHKVEVLLKANGVLIQAESVTGEVYSSIDEVSEKLERQIKKYKEKLVSHRKNEGKTSTVSAKVEIPAEVGKIIKNKRFELKPMSPDEAVMQMELLDKDFFVFTNDNSGDINVIYRRRDGNFGLIEPVK; from the coding sequence ATGAATATTATTGTGACAGGAAGACACCTTGAGATTACACAGTCTTTAAAAAGTTATGCAGAGAAAAAGATTAAGAGAATAAACAAATATCTTTCAAGTATAACTGAAGCTATTGTTACTATAACAGTTGAAAAGTATAGGCATAAGGTAGAAGTATTGCTTAAGGCTAATGGGGTCCTTATTCAGGCTGAGAGTGTTACTGGTGAGGTATATTCGTCTATTGATGAGGTATCAGAGAAACTCGAACGTCAGATAAAGAAATATAAGGAAAAACTTGTTTCTCACAGAAAGAATGAAGGAAAAACCAGCACTGTTTCAGCTAAAGTAGAAATTCCTGCTGAAGTTGGGAAAATTATAAAAAACAAACGTTTTGAACTGAAACCAATGAGCCCTGATGAGGCAGTAATGCAGATGGAACTACTCGATAAGGATTTCTTTGTTTTTACCAATGACAATAGTGGGGATATCAATGTCATATACCGGAGAAGAGATGGCAATTTTGGATTGATTGAACCAGTGAAATAA
- the lexA gene encoding repressor LexA — MKELTDKQKRILEFLKEYTKTHGYPPTVREIGAHFKILWAAARKHLQAIERKGFLKLNPLKSRGIEILSFKPSSGLMLPVAGNIRAGKPILAQEDIDTHILIDKSLFPHQDAFVLRVTGNSMIEAGIFDGDYVIVSPQKTIENSEIGVVLIEDEATVKRIYKEKMKIILKPENKTMKSVTHNADEITIIGKVVGVIRKL; from the coding sequence ATGAAAGAGCTTACTGATAAGCAGAAACGCATACTTGAGTTCCTGAAAGAATACACGAAGACCCACGGTTACCCGCCGACTGTAAGGGAGATCGGTGCTCACTTTAAAATCCTGTGGGCTGCTGCAAGAAAACATCTTCAGGCAATTGAAAGAAAAGGCTTTTTAAAATTAAACCCTTTAAAATCAAGGGGCATAGAGATTCTTAGTTTTAAACCATCGAGTGGATTAATGCTCCCCGTTGCAGGAAATATAAGGGCCGGCAAACCAATCCTCGCACAGGAGGATATTGATACGCATATACTGATTGATAAATCCTTGTTTCCCCATCAGGATGCTTTCGTCCTGCGAGTAACAGGTAATAGTATGATTGAGGCCGGCATATTCGATGGAGATTATGTTATCGTGAGTCCCCAGAAGACGATCGAAAACAGTGAGATTGGAGTTGTGTTGATAGAGGATGAAGCAACTGTGAAAAGGATATATAAAGAGAAAATGAAAATAATTCTCAAGCCTGAAAACAAAACCATGAAATCGGTAACTCATAATGCTGATGAAATAACAATTATAGGCAAGGTTGTGGGAGTAATCAGAAAACTGTAA
- the rpoN gene encoding RNA polymerase factor sigma-54: MALESRLELRLSQKLILTPQLQQAIKLLQLPHLELTQFLNQELMENPLLEEIVDEMEEVSSEETVYEERDNIEPEDMILEDAEAPLEKLMNFTVDEYFEERGYDGRDLGYFNPGTVTPPSFEQFISKEPDLYDHLLWQLRLSNESEDIKKVGEIIIGNIDENGYLVASIDEIVEAAKVQKETVEKALDLIQRFDPPGVGAKNLCECLLLQIRTFNLQNTVVENIIRNNLDDLEKKRYTQIAQQYGISISEVMAALKIIEGLEPKPGRNFASFNVNYIIPDVFLIRTHDEYQIILNDEGIPKLRISNFYKNLLQHDNAFSKEDKQFFIEKFRSAVGLLKSLDQRSRTIYRVTETLLSLQREFFDKGIEYLKPLTLKDVASAINLHESTISRVTSNKFISCDRGIFCFRYLFSSALNSGMRSISSKSVKNLIKKIVTEEDAQKPLSDNHIAEILKKKNITIARRTVAKYREELGIASQSKRKKQTSL; this comes from the coding sequence ATGGCACTCGAGAGCAGACTTGAACTCAGATTATCACAGAAACTAATATTAACCCCGCAACTCCAGCAGGCGATAAAGCTTTTGCAACTTCCTCATCTCGAGCTCACACAATTCTTAAATCAGGAGCTAATGGAAAATCCACTCCTTGAAGAAATAGTAGATGAAATGGAAGAGGTCTCATCAGAAGAAACCGTCTATGAAGAGAGAGACAATATTGAACCTGAAGATATGATATTAGAAGATGCAGAAGCCCCCCTCGAGAAGCTCATGAATTTTACTGTAGATGAATACTTTGAAGAGAGGGGATATGATGGAAGGGATCTGGGATACTTTAATCCCGGAACAGTAACTCCACCTTCATTTGAACAATTTATTTCTAAAGAACCAGATCTTTATGACCATCTCTTATGGCAGTTGAGACTTTCAAATGAGTCCGAGGATATTAAAAAAGTTGGAGAGATAATTATAGGAAATATTGATGAAAATGGATATTTGGTTGCAAGTATCGACGAAATTGTAGAGGCAGCGAAAGTGCAAAAAGAGACAGTCGAGAAGGCACTCGATTTGATACAGAGATTTGATCCTCCAGGGGTTGGTGCAAAAAATTTATGTGAATGTTTACTTCTGCAAATCAGGACATTTAACCTCCAGAACACTGTTGTTGAAAATATAATTAGGAACAATCTGGATGACCTTGAAAAGAAAAGATATACCCAGATTGCTCAGCAGTATGGTATTTCCATTAGTGAAGTAATGGCTGCCTTAAAAATTATTGAAGGGCTTGAACCTAAGCCAGGCAGGAATTTTGCAAGTTTTAATGTAAATTATATTATTCCGGATGTGTTTCTTATCAGGACGCATGATGAATATCAGATTATTTTAAATGATGAGGGTATCCCAAAGCTGAGAATCAGCAATTTTTATAAAAATTTACTCCAGCATGATAATGCTTTTTCAAAAGAGGATAAGCAATTTTTTATTGAAAAGTTCCGTTCAGCAGTTGGACTATTAAAAAGTCTTGATCAAAGAAGCAGGACTATTTATAGGGTTACAGAGACACTCTTATCTCTTCAGAGGGAGTTTTTTGATAAAGGAATTGAATATCTTAAACCTTTAACATTGAAAGATGTTGCTTCAGCAATCAATTTACACGAAAGCACTATAAGCAGAGTTACCTCGAACAAATTCATATCATGTGATCGTGGAATTTTCTGTTTTAGGTATCTATTCAGCAGTGCTCTTAATAGCGGGATGCGAAGTATTTCATCAAAATCTGTCAAAAATCTTATAAAGAAAATCGTGACTGAAGAAGATGCACAAAAACCGCTAAGTGATAATCATATTGCAGAGATACTCAAGAAAAAAAATATTACAATTGCAAGAAGAACAGTAGCAAAATATAGAGAAGAGCTCGGTATTGCCTCACAATCGAAACGGAAAAAACAGACTTCACTATAA
- the truB gene encoding tRNA pseudouridine(55) synthase TruB yields MNIVINLNKTKDISSQQAVTRVKRLFTAKKAGHAGTLDPIATGVLLICLNKATKIARFLSDLDKEYIVKLKLGESTDTYDSSGKITARGELSSLNLYSSIEKVLSRFTGQIEQVPPMYSAIKVSGKPLYKLARQGVAIERRPRKINIYSIDILGIDLPYIDIKVVCSKGTYIRTLCHDIGNELGVGAHMHSLVRTRIGNFKINDSASEEEIQVKACAQYSIDLALSHLQEVVFDENAYNKAKNGLPVNISLFKTLEKDISEKFFSERYVRLKSPDKRLFGIGKIQDKEIKIERFLN; encoded by the coding sequence ATGAATATTGTCATTAACCTCAACAAAACAAAGGATATTTCTTCCCAGCAGGCTGTAACAAGAGTTAAACGTCTTTTTACTGCAAAAAAGGCAGGTCACGCAGGAACTCTTGACCCGATAGCAACAGGCGTCCTTCTCATATGCTTGAACAAAGCTACAAAGATAGCTCGATTTTTATCGGACCTCGATAAGGAATATATTGTAAAGTTAAAGCTCGGGGAGAGTACAGATACATACGATTCTTCAGGTAAAATAACAGCCAGAGGTGAACTTTCTTCATTAAATTTGTATTCTTCCATAGAGAAAGTCTTATCCAGATTCACAGGTCAGATTGAACAGGTGCCACCTATGTATTCAGCAATAAAGGTATCAGGTAAGCCATTATATAAACTTGCAAGACAGGGTGTGGCAATAGAGAGACGTCCCAGAAAAATCAATATTTATTCTATTGATATATTAGGGATTGATTTACCATATATTGACATAAAAGTAGTGTGTTCAAAAGGAACATATATACGGACATTGTGCCACGACATAGGTAACGAATTAGGTGTGGGAGCACATATGCATTCACTTGTAAGAACGCGTATAGGTAATTTCAAAATTAATGATTCAGCTTCAGAAGAAGAAATACAAGTAAAAGCCTGTGCTCAATATTCAATAGATTTAGCATTATCGCATCTTCAAGAGGTTGTTTTTGATGAAAATGCCTATAATAAAGCAAAGAATGGTCTGCCTGTAAATATTTCTCTTTTTAAAACTCTGGAAAAAGATATATCTGAAAAGTTCTTTTCAGAACGTTATGTTAGACTTAAAAGTCCTGATAAAAGACTTTTTGGGATAGGGAAAATTCAAGATAAAGAAATAAAAATAGAGAGATTCTTAAACTAA
- the lptC gene encoding LPS export ABC transporter periplasmic protein LptC, whose amino-acid sequence MKRGLLIGISIISFTLLLIMLIPTREIDIKLNIKEGSFLEDLKIIHKKTGMTAWILNAEKAVFTESDEKAELEKIQLFIPENDVTLFADKGIYNLSEQSFTTGGAIKAKAKDYTIKAEMIDYEISSGTIEAAGKIEVEGKGFKIEGRGMKVDKEQKVRIYNDVKAIFYK is encoded by the coding sequence ATGAAGAGAGGTTTATTAATAGGGATTTCTATTATATCTTTTACTCTTCTTTTAATAATGTTGATACCCACGAGGGAAATAGATATAAAGTTGAACATAAAAGAAGGCTCTTTTCTTGAAGACCTGAAGATTATCCATAAAAAGACCGGGATGACCGCATGGATACTTAATGCAGAAAAGGCAGTTTTTACTGAAAGTGATGAGAAAGCTGAATTGGAAAAAATTCAGTTGTTTATACCTGAAAATGACGTTACCTTGTTCGCTGATAAAGGCATATATAATCTTTCCGAGCAGAGCTTTACAACTGGTGGAGCTATTAAGGCGAAGGCAAAGGATTACACTATAAAAGCAGAAATGATTGATTATGAGATTTCTTCAGGAACTATTGAGGCAGCCGGGAAAATAGAGGTTGAGGGCAAAGGTTTCAAAATTGAAGGCAGAGGAATGAAAGTTGATAAAGAACAAAAAGTCCGGATATACAATGATGTCAAGGCAATCTTTTATAAGTAG
- the rapZ gene encoding RNase adapter RapZ has protein sequence MKEPIIVIITGLSGSGKTVALRALEDSSYFCVDNLPVALIDSLVSIVSRNKNIRKIAIGIDIREKGFLSGIKNALKILKNKYKTDIIFLEAEKEVLVRRFKETRRPHPLGGKIEEAIRKEKERLSFLKDDSDRVIDTSPFSPHQLRQLITCIYGIKKGTKAMRLILISFGFKYGLPQNLDLLFDARFLPNPNFIPELKQLKGTDKRVSDYVFRHHNSKTFIKKIKEFLDFLIEQYLKEGRLYVTVGIGCTGGNHRSPAIVEKLRDYLKKHPIDIDIIHRDIR, from the coding sequence ATGAAGGAACCAATTATTGTTATAATCACGGGTCTTTCCGGTTCCGGCAAAACCGTTGCTTTAAGGGCACTTGAAGATTCCAGTTACTTTTGTGTGGATAATCTTCCAGTTGCCCTGATTGATTCCCTTGTTTCGATTGTATCCAGAAATAAAAATATCAGGAAGATTGCAATCGGGATTGATATTAGGGAGAAGGGATTTTTATCAGGTATTAAAAATGCACTTAAGATTTTGAAAAATAAATATAAAACTGATATTATCTTCCTTGAAGCAGAAAAGGAAGTGCTGGTCAGGCGATTTAAAGAGACTCGAAGGCCACATCCCCTTGGAGGAAAGATTGAAGAAGCTATCAGAAAAGAGAAAGAAAGGCTTTCTTTTCTGAAAGATGATTCTGATAGAGTTATTGATACGTCTCCATTTTCCCCACATCAACTGAGACAACTTATTACCTGTATCTATGGAATAAAAAAAGGTACTAAAGCTATGAGGCTAATCCTGATATCTTTCGGTTTTAAATACGGCCTTCCTCAGAACCTCGATCTGCTTTTTGATGCAAGATTCCTTCCAAATCCAAACTTCATACCAGAATTAAAACAACTTAAAGGCACAGATAAAAGAGTTTCTGATTATGTATTCAGGCATCATAATTCCAAAACTTTTATAAAAAAAATAAAGGAATTTCTGGATTTTCTTATCGAACAATATCTTAAAGAAGGTAGATTATATGTTACAGTTGGTATAGGTTGTACAGGAGGTAATCACCGTTCTCCGGCTATAGTAGAAAAATTGCGTGATTATCTTAAAAAACATCCAATTGATATTGATATTATTCATCGTGATATCAGATAA
- a CDS encoding ADP-ribosylglycohydrolase family protein, producing MIPHRDQFSGCLIGQCLGDATGFVVEGFSAEACQRYIEDFLLTEKVVSFGRFPFPFGQYSDDSQLARELLLSYVDCKKFDPENYAKRLMRIFIERRVVGFGYSTRQAALKLAEGISWEESGTPSPSAGNGSAMRAAPIGLIFFDNPKALIQAAHDQGRITHKDLRCSAGAVAVSGAVAIVLKNKQIDGESFINSLCDLTGEIDTDFTSELQKLKQWSLLPPREAVLFISRAGIDPEYIEEDGWRGITPFVISSVLWSLYCFIRTPDDYWQTICTAISAGGDVDTTASMAGAISGAYLGLGAIPSEPAHQLTDRGNWKFDELVELAHKCYEIKMRT from the coding sequence ATGATTCCTCATAGAGATCAATTCAGTGGATGTCTTATAGGACAATGCCTTGGTGATGCTACTGGTTTTGTTGTGGAGGGATTTTCAGCAGAAGCATGTCAAAGATATATTGAAGATTTTCTGCTAACTGAAAAAGTTGTTTCTTTCGGAAGATTCCCCTTCCCTTTCGGACAATACTCTGACGATTCACAACTTGCCCGTGAATTGCTCCTGAGCTATGTAGACTGTAAGAAATTTGATCCAGAAAATTATGCAAAGCGTCTTATGCGTATCTTTATAGAAAGGAGGGTTGTAGGGTTTGGTTATTCTACCAGACAGGCAGCTTTAAAACTCGCGGAAGGCATTTCATGGGAAGAATCAGGCACACCTTCTCCATCAGCAGGAAATGGTAGCGCCATGCGTGCTGCACCTATAGGATTAATCTTTTTTGATAACCCAAAGGCGTTAATTCAGGCAGCACATGACCAGGGAAGGATTACCCATAAAGATCTAAGATGTTCGGCAGGAGCAGTAGCAGTCAGCGGAGCAGTTGCGATTGTGCTGAAAAATAAGCAAATAGATGGAGAAAGCTTTATTAATTCTCTTTGTGATTTGACCGGAGAAATTGATACAGACTTTACATCAGAGTTGCAGAAATTAAAACAATGGAGCTTGTTACCTCCAAGGGAAGCTGTATTATTTATCTCCAGAGCAGGGATTGATCCTGAATATATTGAAGAAGATGGATGGCGCGGCATAACTCCTTTTGTAATCAGCAGTGTTCTATGGAGTCTCTATTGTTTCATCAGAACGCCAGATGATTACTGGCAAACAATCTGCACAGCAATTTCAGCAGGCGGAGATGTTGATACTACAGCATCAATGGCAGGTGCTATAAGCGGTGCATATCTCGGACTTGGAGCAATCCCATCTGAGCCGGCACATCAACTTACCGATCGCGGAAACTGGAAGTTTGATGAACTTGTTGAATTAGCACATAAGTGCTATGAAATAAAAATGCGGACATAA